The DNA sequence CGTACTGAAAAGGACCTTGCCGGCGCCTTCGGCGACCTTTCCGCGCTCCTCGACCTGGGGGTCCAGGTGGTCGACCTCGGGGAGGTCCCCGATGGCGCGGGAGCTTCGGGCGCGGCGCTGCTGGCGGAAGAGTCGGGCTTCGCTCCCGAAAGGGTCCTGGACCGGGCCTTGCGGCTCAGCGGCGAGATCGAAAGCGGAGCCCCGGGTTCACGGGAAGGCGGACGATGAACACCCGGGGTGGGCTCACCCTTCCCCTTGTCGTCCTTTCGTCCCTCCTGGTCGTCACGCTGCTTTGGGTCATCACCGTGGGCGAGGTGCCCATACCCAAGGGCGATGTCCTGGGGGTGATATCGGGGCGCATACCCGCCTCGGATCCAAGGTCGGTCATCGTCCTATCCATACGCCTTCCAAGGGCTCTCGCCGCCGCCGCGGCCGGGGCCGTCCTCGCCGGCAGCGGGGTTATCTTCCAGGGCGTCCTCCTCAACCCCCTGGCCGAACCCTATACGCTGGGCGTGGCCGCCGGCGCCGCCCTCGGAGCCTCAGCGGCCATAACGCTGGGCCTTCCCTTCGTCTCGGTTTTCGCCTTCATCGGGAGCATCGCCGCCCTCTGGCTAGTGTGGCTCCTGGGGCGGGGAAGGCGCGGCGGAACCTCGCCGACCCGCCTCATCCTGGCCGGTGTCATCGTCGGCAGCATCCTCGGCTCCGTCATCACCCTCATGGAGGTCCTCGCGGGGGAGCAGGTGGGCATGATCGTCCTGTGGCTCCTGGGCAGCTTCTCCCTCTCCGCCTGGAACCACGTGGCCTGGGGGGCGGTTTCAGCCATGGGGGTCCTGGCCCTGGGCCTCTTCTGGGCCCGCGACCTGGACATCCTCTCCTCCGGCGCCGACGCCGCTTCCCTGGGCGTCGACGAGAGGAAGACCTCGGGCATCCTCCTCCTGGGCAGTTCGCTGGCGACGGCGCTGGTGGTTTCCATGAGCGGCGTCATCGGCTTCGTCGGCCTTGTGGTGCCGCACCTGGTGAGGATCGTCGTCGGCCCGGCCCACCGCAGGCTCATGCCGCTGACCGTGCTGGGCGGAGCGTTTCTTCTGCTCCTGGCTGATACGGCGGCCCGCTCCCTGGGGGAACTCCCGGTGGGGGTCATAACCGCCCTTGTAGGGGGACCCTTATTCTGCTTTCTGCTTTGGAGGGGAAGATGACTGGTCTCCTGGCCCTCGAAGGCGTCAGGGTCGCCCTCGGTTCCAGGGAGGTCCTGAAGGGAATCGACCTTGAGGTCGCCCCCGGTCAGATCGTTGCCCTTCTCGGCCCCAACGGGAGCGGGAAGAGCACGCTCCTGGCGGCCGCGGCGGGCATCGGCAGGAGGGATGCCGGCAGGGTACTGGTGGAAGGCGAAAACCTGGACTCCCTCGCCAGGAGGGAGGCGGCCAGGAGGATAGCCGTGGTGCCCCAGCAGACGGGCTTCATGACGCCCTTTACCGTCATGGAGACGGTGCTCATGGGGCGATTCCCCTCGGCGGGGAGGTTTTCGAGGCTTACGGCCGAGGACCGCCGGGTGGCCACCCTGTCCCTCGAGGCGGTGGACCTCTCCACCTTCGGGGAGAGGCTCGTCACGGACCTTTCGGGCGGCGAGGCCCAGCGGGTGGCCATCGCCCGGGCCCTCGCCCAGGACACGAAG is a window from the Thermovirga sp. genome containing:
- a CDS encoding ABC transporter ATP-binding protein produces the protein MTGLLALEGVRVALGSREVLKGIDLEVAPGQIVALLGPNGSGKSTLLAAAAGIGRRDAGRVLVEGENLDSLARREAARRIAVVPQQTGFMTPFTVMETVLMGRFPSAGRFSRLTAEDRRVATLSLEAVDLSTFGERLVTDLSGGEAQRVAIARALAQDTKVLLLDEPVSALDPRHAIAIFRLLDGLRKEGRGILVALHDINYALRFADRVLFLKDGLLLEPPSPGAVDDVILAEVFETSWSIEELSGGFRAAFPLV
- a CDS encoding iron ABC transporter permease, whose product is MNTRGGLTLPLVVLSSLLVVTLLWVITVGEVPIPKGDVLGVISGRIPASDPRSVIVLSIRLPRALAAAAAGAVLAGSGVIFQGVLLNPLAEPYTLGVAAGAALGASAAITLGLPFVSVFAFIGSIAALWLVWLLGRGRRGGTSPTRLILAGVIVGSILGSVITLMEVLAGEQVGMIVLWLLGSFSLSAWNHVAWGAVSAMGVLALGLFWARDLDILSSGADAASLGVDERKTSGILLLGSSLATALVVSMSGVIGFVGLVVPHLVRIVVGPAHRRLMPLTVLGGAFLLLLADTAARSLGELPVGVITALVGGPLFCFLLWRGR